A single Ignavibacteriales bacterium DNA region contains:
- a CDS encoding response regulator, with product MNTKAVFIVDDSPEIIGQLIRLLEREQFSVAGVAGDVKSAKEWLSLNSAGCIILDIGLPDGSGFDLLEWYEGKKQDTTLIVFTNYYSEMIREKSLLLGADYVFDKSDDVTGLLSILEKHTSGHTR from the coding sequence ATGAATACAAAAGCTGTTTTTATCGTTGACGATTCCCCGGAGATTATAGGCCAGTTAATACGGCTGCTTGAACGGGAGCAGTTTTCCGTGGCCGGAGTTGCCGGTGACGTGAAATCAGCTAAAGAATGGCTGAGCCTAAACAGCGCAGGATGTATAATTCTGGATATAGGACTGCCGGACGGAAGCGGTTTTGATTTACTGGAGTGGTATGAGGGGAAAAAACAGGATACCACACTCATTGTTTTCACCAATTACTATTCTGAAATGATCCGTGAAAAGTCTCTCCTGCTGGGTGCGGACTACGTCTTTGATAAATCCGATGATGTAACAGGGCTTCTTTCCATTCTCGAAAAACACACCTCAGGTCATACCAGGTAG
- a CDS encoding PAS domain S-box protein, whose amino-acid sequence MSEVLFYNYNKSAIKQDRYNEISAITSLKKQQIEKWLSERWSDAFFFYYNPAFHRDAARLGNNPGSASARQVVEAWLYPLYKNHPYRSISLWDERDNLLCMVGDSASQSLLAERITSIAKPDTIYFSDLYLSGETIAMDLIATVRAYGETRRLKLYFHVDPHKELFPLIQTWPTPSKTAETLLLASEGDSVLYLNELRHRKNTALRFKLPGADQYTAAYMVSEQATGIAEGRDYRKIDALLNVVKLSHKNWYLVSKVDLDEIYSAIDQSVFLIFGFTILFISIAGVSVYTFISRTTIKQYRELLIKEQERAQAVQRYETLTRFANDAILIADEKADIQEVNIKTQELFGYTHEELLTKNLRELRTAQYASQVEDHQRRAGLEGGVRTLVDYIRKDGTVWTGDVSSKTIESGGKKYFFGIIRDITQTLADRRRIEKLNRFNILLNEINELIIRIENEDELLKKTCATAVKHGGFVLVWIGIKTKLGTITPLASAGEAEQFLAGLTLQTDDNSAGQSPAIRALATGQMVYINNLPEDPSVMQWRERIEAAGIGAAAAIPLDLHREEPAFISFSAREKDFFYDEELQLLERIALNISFAVEKIHSIRMREKAEKESQIRKKNYESVAANIPGTDVYLFDLELVIQLADGAEMKKLGLGSEIYTGKRIDRLLSFNGNGLSAGFFSRVLQGEELKEEIRIQQYIYSVSGIPLKNEDGSLRGGIALITDITESKRKEEAVRASEEKHRNLINQMPDAVMQINGEGIITYASPAALELFVMTEENYWTISLASLITGSNEQEQEVIRGKVLSGTPVKGEERFKKLNGEEFYAEFSAQLTSSGEIQIVMRDITERRKNEQLIWQRTQQLQALFNTGRFYMGIVELRGREAFVLMLNDAFTRLAGFEPGSLNGQSTRLLTDSEEEYNGWIDLFEQCRKTSQPVSLDAPFFKAGKDFYLHASISQIEYPGEYDTFSFISFNISDRMRYERQLLEKQDELHKLAVHLQSTRENERIGIAREMHDELGQLLTAIKMNIAYLTREFKKGKYGEVQDEVATELEVISSTVDRSVKGVRRLITQLRPEILDNLGLYAALEWLADDFRQKTGKPAVFINSTESPELSKDVSLALFRIVQECLTNVIKHAEANSVSITFTRRQEWFELKIIDDGKGFTPQGRNAGMQFGLMGIEERMYIFGGEVTVQSGPGRGTAVLVRFPEKTDSDNRTAGSNYRE is encoded by the coding sequence GTGTCCGAAGTTCTGTTCTATAATTATAATAAATCGGCCATCAAACAGGACCGGTATAATGAAATTTCGGCAATCACCTCGTTAAAAAAACAGCAGATAGAAAAATGGCTGAGTGAACGGTGGTCAGATGCCTTCTTTTTTTACTATAATCCCGCGTTTCACAGGGATGCAGCACGTCTTGGCAATAATCCCGGCTCGGCCTCAGCGCGTCAGGTAGTAGAAGCGTGGCTGTATCCTCTTTACAAAAATCATCCGTACCGCAGTATCAGTCTCTGGGATGAACGGGATAATCTTCTTTGTATGGTAGGTGACAGTGCGAGTCAGTCTCTTCTTGCGGAGCGGATTACGAGTATCGCGAAACCTGATACGATATATTTCTCAGATCTCTATTTGTCAGGCGAAACAATAGCCATGGATCTGATTGCTACAGTAAGAGCATACGGAGAAACAAGGCGCCTGAAGCTCTATTTCCATGTGGACCCTCACAAAGAACTCTTCCCGCTTATACAAACCTGGCCCACTCCAAGTAAAACAGCTGAAACCCTGCTTCTCGCAAGCGAAGGGGATAGTGTTCTCTATCTGAATGAGCTCAGGCACCGGAAAAATACGGCGCTCCGGTTTAAGCTGCCCGGGGCTGACCAATATACAGCCGCATACATGGTTTCGGAACAAGCTACCGGTATTGCCGAAGGAAGGGACTACCGTAAAATAGATGCGCTGCTTAATGTGGTTAAACTTTCACATAAGAACTGGTATCTGGTAAGCAAAGTAGATCTTGATGAAATTTACAGCGCCATTGATCAGAGTGTTTTTCTGATTTTCGGATTTACCATACTGTTCATCAGTATTGCGGGTGTAAGTGTATATACATTTATCAGCCGCACCACCATAAAGCAGTACCGGGAACTGCTGATAAAAGAACAGGAGCGGGCTCAGGCGGTTCAGCGCTATGAAACGCTGACGCGGTTCGCAAATGATGCAATACTTATTGCCGATGAAAAGGCAGATATTCAGGAAGTAAATATTAAAACGCAGGAACTGTTCGGATACACACATGAGGAACTGCTTACAAAAAACCTGCGTGAGTTGAGAACCGCTCAGTATGCATCCCAGGTTGAAGATCATCAGCGCAGAGCCGGGCTTGAAGGGGGAGTTAGAACCCTGGTTGATTATATCCGTAAGGATGGTACTGTCTGGACAGGGGATGTAAGCTCCAAAACAATTGAAAGCGGAGGGAAAAAGTACTTTTTTGGCATCATTCGCGATATAACGCAAACGTTAGCTGACCGCAGACGGATAGAAAAACTGAACCGGTTTAATATTCTGCTCAATGAAATTAATGAGCTGATAATCAGGATTGAAAACGAAGATGAGCTCCTGAAAAAAACATGTGCAACGGCCGTAAAACATGGCGGCTTTGTTCTGGTCTGGATTGGCATTAAAACAAAACTGGGCACCATCACTCCTCTGGCAAGCGCGGGGGAAGCGGAGCAGTTTCTGGCGGGTCTTACTCTTCAAACCGATGATAACTCAGCAGGGCAGAGCCCGGCAATACGGGCATTAGCCACGGGGCAAATGGTGTATATAAATAATCTTCCTGAGGATCCTTCGGTTATGCAGTGGAGAGAGCGGATTGAAGCAGCAGGTATAGGAGCGGCCGCGGCTATCCCGCTTGACCTTCATCGTGAAGAGCCCGCGTTTATTTCCTTCTCCGCACGTGAAAAAGACTTCTTTTATGACGAAGAGCTGCAGCTTCTTGAGAGGATTGCTTTAAATATATCATTTGCCGTGGAAAAAATTCACAGCATCCGGATGAGAGAGAAGGCGGAAAAAGAGAGCCAGATTCGCAAGAAAAACTATGAGTCGGTTGCCGCGAACATTCCCGGCACTGATGTTTATCTTTTTGACCTTGAGCTTGTGATACAGCTGGCTGACGGAGCGGAGATGAAAAAACTGGGTCTTGGCAGCGAGATATATACCGGCAAACGGATTGACCGGCTGCTCTCGTTTAATGGTAACGGGCTTTCCGCCGGTTTCTTCAGCAGAGTCCTGCAGGGGGAAGAATTGAAAGAAGAGATTCGCATTCAGCAATACATTTATTCGGTAAGCGGAATACCCTTAAAAAATGAAGACGGTTCGCTGCGCGGGGGTATTGCGCTGATAACCGACATAACAGAATCGAAGCGTAAGGAAGAAGCGGTCAGGGCAAGTGAAGAAAAGCACAGAAACCTGATTAACCAGATGCCTGATGCCGTGATGCAGATTAACGGAGAAGGCATTATCACCTATGCAAGCCCTGCTGCGCTTGAACTTTTCGTAATGACGGAAGAAAACTACTGGACAATTTCGCTGGCTTCACTCATCACCGGCAGCAATGAACAGGAGCAGGAAGTTATTCGCGGAAAAGTGTTAAGCGGAACTCCCGTTAAAGGTGAGGAACGTTTTAAGAAATTAAACGGGGAGGAGTTTTATGCGGAATTTTCGGCACAGCTCACATCTTCAGGTGAAATACAGATAGTGATGCGGGATATAACCGAACGCAGAAAAAACGAGCAGCTGATATGGCAAAGAACCCAACAATTACAGGCCTTGTTTAACACGGGAAGGTTTTATATGGGAATAGTTGAACTGCGAGGTCGGGAAGCATTTGTTCTTATGCTTAATGATGCGTTCACGCGTCTTGCAGGATTTGAACCGGGCTCTCTTAATGGTCAGTCAACACGCCTTCTGACTGACAGTGAAGAAGAATACAATGGGTGGATAGATCTATTTGAACAATGCAGAAAGACCAGTCAGCCGGTTAGTCTTGATGCTCCATTTTTTAAAGCGGGAAAGGATTTTTATCTTCATGCATCAATCAGCCAGATTGAATATCCCGGGGAGTATGATACCTTTTCTTTCATATCATTTAATATATCAGACCGGATGCGTTATGAACGTCAACTGCTTGAGAAACAGGATGAACTTCATAAACTTGCAGTGCATCTGCAGAGCACCCGCGAAAATGAACGTATTGGCATAGCGCGGGAAATGCACGATGAACTTGGGCAGCTTCTTACCGCCATTAAAATGAACATTGCGTATCTGACAAGAGAGTTTAAAAAAGGAAAGTATGGCGAAGTGCAGGATGAAGTGGCAACTGAACTTGAAGTCATCTCTTCAACGGTTGACAGGAGCGTAAAAGGAGTGCGCCGGCTTATTACACAGCTGAGACCGGAGATTCTTGATAATCTTGGGCTCTATGCGGCTTTAGAGTGGCTGGCTGATGACTTCAGGCAAAAAACCGGAAAACCTGCTGTGTTTATAAACAGCACAGAAAGTCCTGAACTCAGTAAAGATGTATCGCTTGCGCTGTTCAGGATAGTGCAGGAATGCCTTACCAACGTGATTAAACATGCAGAGGCTAACAGCGTAAGCATAACCTTTACACGCCGGCAGGAATGGTTTGAACTGAAGATAATCGATGATGGCAAAGGATTCACCCCGCAGGGAAGAAATGCGGGAATGCAGTTCGGGCTTATGGGGATAGAAGAACGGATGTATATATTCGGGGGTGAAGTTACCGTGCAAAGCGGACCAGGCCGGGGAACCGCAGTCCTGGTACGTTTTCCGGAAAAGACGGATTCAGATAACAGAACAGCAGGCAGCAATTACCGGGAATAA
- the acs gene encoding acetate--CoA ligase, whose protein sequence is MKKITKKAENQSHESIDSVMEEHRVFAPPPEFSKQAHVKSIEQYKKMYKESLLNPEKFWGEVADQLHWFKHWSKVKQWKAPDAKWFVGAKTNIAYNCVDRHLTSWRRNKAAIIWEGEPGETRILTYQVLHREVSKFANVLKKMGIKKGDRVAIYMGMVPELAIAVLACARLGAVHTVVFGGFSAEALKDRINDAQAKLVVTSDAAIRRGSIVPLKPAVDKALEHTPTVQNVIVYKRVADHTVAMSAGRDHWWHEIMQSVNDQCPAEELDSEHPLFILYTSGTTGKPKGIMHTTGGYMVNTYLTTRLVFDLKDEDIYWCTADVGWITGHSYVIYGPMLNGATTLMYEGAPNHPEPDRFWRIIDKYRVNIFYTAPTAIRAFIRWGEQWVLKHDLSSLRLLGTVGEPINPEAWMWYHKIVGKQNCPIVDTWWQTETGAIMISPLPGATQTKPGSCTFPMPGVMPEVVDKSGKPVPPGSGGYLIIKDTWPSMLRTIYGDKPRFKKQYWSEYKGFYFTGDGARRDKDGYFWVMGRVDDVINVSGHRLGTAEIESALVSHHDVAEAAVVARPDEIKGSAIVAFVSLEGGKVPSLLLKEELRNHVASEIGHIAKPDEIRFSDALPKTRSGKIMRRLLREIATSGNIVGDTSTLEDFSVLEKLRDED, encoded by the coding sequence ATGAAGAAAATCACCAAAAAAGCGGAAAATCAGAGCCATGAGAGCATCGATTCGGTCATGGAAGAGCACCGCGTTTTTGCTCCCCCGCCGGAGTTTTCAAAGCAGGCGCATGTAAAATCCATCGAGCAGTACAAAAAAATGTACAAAGAGTCGCTGCTGAACCCCGAGAAATTCTGGGGCGAGGTTGCCGATCAGCTTCACTGGTTTAAGCACTGGAGCAAGGTGAAGCAGTGGAAAGCCCCCGACGCAAAGTGGTTTGTGGGTGCCAAAACCAACATCGCTTATAACTGTGTTGACCGGCATCTTACCTCCTGGCGCCGGAACAAGGCAGCCATTATCTGGGAAGGTGAGCCGGGGGAAACCCGCATCCTTACCTATCAGGTGCTGCACAGGGAAGTATCCAAATTTGCCAATGTGCTCAAAAAGATGGGCATCAAAAAAGGAGACCGGGTGGCCATATATATGGGCATGGTTCCGGAGCTGGCCATAGCGGTGCTTGCCTGCGCGCGGCTCGGTGCGGTGCACACGGTGGTCTTCGGAGGATTCTCTGCCGAGGCGCTTAAAGACAGGATTAACGATGCACAGGCGAAGCTTGTTGTAACCTCTGATGCAGCAATACGCCGCGGTTCCATTGTTCCCCTTAAGCCCGCAGTAGATAAAGCGCTGGAGCATACCCCCACCGTGCAGAATGTGATTGTATACAAACGTGTTGCTGATCATACAGTAGCCATGAGCGCCGGACGCGATCACTGGTGGCATGAAATTATGCAGTCTGTTAATGACCAGTGCCCCGCTGAAGAGCTTGATTCGGAACATCCTCTGTTTATCCTCTATACCTCAGGCACTACCGGCAAGCCGAAAGGAATTATGCACACCACCGGCGGATATATGGTGAATACCTATCTAACCACACGTCTGGTGTTTGACCTGAAGGATGAGGATATATACTGGTGCACGGCTGATGTGGGCTGGATAACAGGACACTCCTATGTGATTTACGGCCCGATGCTCAACGGTGCTACTACCCTGATGTATGAAGGCGCGCCCAATCATCCTGAACCGGACCGTTTCTGGCGCATTATTGATAAATACCGAGTTAATATATTTTATACCGCCCCGACCGCAATCCGTGCATTCATCCGCTGGGGTGAACAGTGGGTGCTTAAGCATGATCTCTCATCGCTGCGCCTGCTTGGTACCGTTGGTGAGCCGATTAATCCGGAAGCCTGGATGTGGTATCATAAGATTGTGGGCAAACAGAACTGCCCGATTGTGGATACCTGGTGGCAGACCGAAACCGGCGCCATTATGATTTCACCGCTGCCCGGCGCAACTCAAACCAAACCCGGAAGCTGCACCTTCCCCATGCCGGGAGTGATGCCTGAGGTGGTGGATAAATCCGGCAAACCCGTTCCTCCCGGAAGCGGCGGTTATCTTATCATAAAAGATACCTGGCCTTCCATGCTCAGGACTATATACGGCGATAAACCGCGGTTCAAAAAGCAATACTGGTCTGAGTATAAGGGCTTCTACTTCACCGGTGACGGCGCGCGGCGGGATAAAGACGGCTACTTCTGGGTAATGGGGCGTGTTGATGACGTGATTAACGTTTCCGGCCACCGTCTTGGTACCGCTGAAATTGAGAGTGCATTAGTGAGTCATCATGATGTGGCAGAAGCTGCCGTGGTTGCTCGTCCGGATGAAATTAAAGGAAGCGCTATCGTGGCATTTGTTTCTCTTGAAGGAGGCAAGGTGCCCTCACTGCTGCTGAAGGAAGAGCTGCGAAATCATGTTGCAAGTGAAATTGGTCACATTGCAAAACCGGATGAGATACGTTTCTCTGATGCTCTGCCAAAGACACGGAGCGGAAAGATTATGCGGCGTCTGCTGCGTGAGATAGCTACCAGCGGAAACATTGTGGGAGATACCTCCACGCTGGAGGATTTTTCCGTGCTCGAAAAGCTTAGAGATGAGGATTAA
- a CDS encoding ATP-binding protein, which yields MIPGLIRSHPSHKTNFPNRNEIDILKLGIIYGANASGKSNLIKSLRFLQQLVLEGTKPEQSINLTPHKLHADYIKKPSRFEVEFRKNSKNYAYGVILNSTGIIEEWLYEINKTSDIPIFERIKTEDDLFETHFKSIKFKSNKEKEFLNFIARGTRSNQLFLTECFQRNVSKNVQGIKPITDAISWFNNSLTIIFPSTKFGGLLFELESNEDFRSALQKYLKNFDTGIDGIELMEVDFYSLKDFPGELKKEIATELKPGSRSLISNPERQTYSLTKNKDGTVNANKVIIKHKISNSNESIHFELSEESDGTQRLIDLIPALIDVSKSERVFIVDELDRSLHPNLSRNFLGLFLELSKGLESQLIVTTHDANLLDLKYFRKDEIWFVEKSTANQSKLFSLNDFNIRFDKRIRNDYLLGRFGATPHIKHAIK from the coding sequence ATGATTCCCGGACTGATTCGTTCGCATCCGTCCCATAAAACCAATTTTCCGAACAGAAATGAAATAGACATCCTCAAATTGGGGATTATTTATGGAGCGAATGCCTCAGGGAAATCAAATCTTATTAAGTCCTTGCGTTTCCTGCAACAACTTGTATTGGAGGGCACCAAACCAGAGCAGAGTATTAATCTGACTCCACATAAATTACATGCTGATTACATCAAAAAGCCCTCTCGTTTTGAGGTGGAATTTAGAAAGAACAGTAAAAACTATGCATACGGTGTAATTTTAAACTCAACGGGAATTATTGAAGAATGGTTGTATGAAATCAATAAAACTTCCGATATACCCATTTTCGAGAGAATAAAAACTGAAGATGATCTGTTTGAAACACATTTCAAGAGCATCAAATTTAAATCAAATAAAGAAAAGGAGTTTCTTAATTTTATAGCCCGGGGAACAAGAAGCAATCAATTGTTTTTAACTGAATGTTTTCAAAGAAATGTAAGCAAAAATGTTCAGGGCATTAAACCGATAACCGATGCAATATCATGGTTTAATAATAGTTTAACAATCATTTTTCCTTCGACAAAGTTTGGAGGACTTCTCTTTGAATTGGAAAGTAACGAAGATTTCAGATCAGCACTTCAAAAATATCTGAAGAATTTTGACACGGGAATAGATGGCATAGAATTAATGGAAGTGGATTTTTATTCGCTCAAGGATTTTCCTGGTGAATTAAAAAAAGAAATCGCAACTGAATTAAAACCCGGCTCACGAAGTCTGATTTCGAATCCTGAAAGACAAACCTATTCTTTAACAAAGAACAAGGATGGTACGGTTAATGCTAACAAGGTTATTATAAAACACAAAATAAGTAATTCAAATGAATCTATTCATTTTGAACTATCTGAAGAGTCAGACGGCACTCAGCGCCTGATTGATTTAATTCCCGCTTTAATTGATGTTTCAAAATCTGAAAGGGTATTCATCGTTGATGAGTTAGACAGAAGTCTTCACCCCAATCTATCGAGAAATTTTTTAGGGCTGTTCCTTGAATTATCAAAAGGGCTCGAGTCTCAGTTAATTGTAACAACACATGATGCCAACCTGCTTGACCTTAAATATTTCAGAAAAGATGAAATCTGGTTTGTTGAAAAAAGCACAGCCAATCAATCCAAGCTATTTTCATTAAATGACTTTAACATCAGATTTGATAAAAGAATTAGAAATGATTACTTGCTGGGAAGATTTGGCGCAACCCCTCATATCAAGCATGCAATAAAATAA
- a CDS encoding response regulator transcription factor — translation MIQVYIADDHQLIREGLKKVLKGESGISVAGDTGNPDEILPFLDSHDTDVVVLDLNFPSRSGLEILKDIKSIHPEVAVLILSMHPEEHYAVRALKAGASGYLTKESDPEELLAAIRKAGAGGKYISQPLAEKLAFDLDLTLGKVSHQMLSDREFEVMILMAKGKPQNEIASDLNLSPSTVNTYRARILEKMGFKSNAELVQYAVKNKLIE, via the coding sequence ATGATACAAGTATATATAGCAGACGATCATCAGCTGATACGTGAAGGTTTAAAGAAGGTATTAAAAGGTGAGAGCGGGATCAGTGTGGCCGGAGATACCGGAAATCCTGACGAAATTCTTCCTTTTCTGGACAGTCACGATACCGATGTGGTTGTACTCGACCTTAACTTCCCTTCGAGGAGCGGTCTGGAAATACTAAAGGATATTAAGAGCATACATCCCGAAGTTGCAGTTCTTATACTTTCCATGCATCCGGAAGAGCATTATGCAGTCCGCGCGCTTAAAGCCGGAGCTTCCGGTTACCTGACCAAGGAAAGCGATCCGGAGGAACTGCTTGCTGCCATCAGAAAAGCCGGGGCGGGGGGGAAATATATAAGTCAGCCCCTGGCCGAAAAACTTGCCTTTGATCTTGATCTTACGCTTGGCAAAGTAAGCCATCAGATGCTCTCTGACCGGGAGTTTGAAGTAATGATACTCATGGCTAAGGGTAAACCGCAGAATGAAATAGCGTCTGATCTGAACCTGAGCCCGAGCACGGTGAATACCTACCGTGCCAGAATTCTTGAAAAAATGGGATTTAAGTCAAATGCCGAACTGGTTCAGTACGCGGTTAAAAACAAACTGATCGAATAG
- a CDS encoding RloB domain-containing protein — protein sequence MGRERVEYKRTGFKREYKKLFIIATEGEKTEKVYFSNLFDSELVNSNSYYIEILPASDGKSSPRNVIKRLDKFKEEYKLYQEDELWMLIDRDSWDAKQLNEIARECSQKSYNLAVSTPCFELWLLLHKKDVSMLSRDEKQKLLDNKKVNKNRTYIETQIIEEFGTYNKSMPNCSLFLPHINTAVSNSIKLITNPKARWSEELSTYVYKLVVKLLKIPTSEINRTI from the coding sequence ATGGGGAGAGAGCGTGTAGAATACAAACGAACAGGCTTTAAGCGTGAGTATAAAAAGCTCTTTATTATTGCGACCGAAGGAGAAAAAACTGAAAAGGTTTATTTTTCCAATCTCTTTGATAGTGAACTCGTAAATTCAAATTCGTATTATATCGAAATTCTTCCGGCATCTGATGGCAAAAGCAGCCCAAGAAATGTAATAAAGCGTTTAGACAAGTTTAAGGAAGAATACAAATTATATCAGGAGGATGAACTCTGGATGTTAATTGATCGTGATTCCTGGGATGCAAAACAACTAAATGAAATTGCCAGGGAGTGTAGTCAAAAAAGCTATAATTTGGCAGTAAGCACACCTTGTTTTGAGTTATGGTTATTGCTTCACAAAAAAGATGTTTCAATGCTTTCCCGGGACGAAAAGCAAAAACTACTCGATAATAAAAAGGTGAATAAGAACAGGACTTACATTGAGACACAGATTATTGAGGAATTTGGAACATATAATAAATCAATGCCAAATTGTTCATTGTTCTTACCACATATTAATACTGCGGTTTCTAATTCAATCAAACTTATAACAAATCCAAAAGCAAGGTGGTCGGAGGAACTTAGCACCTATGTTTATAAATTGGTAGTTAAGCTCCTGAAAATACCAACTTCGGAAATTAACAGAACAATCTGA
- a CDS encoding cold shock domain-containing protein, producing the protein MSEPLDFCRVKKIDEKGFGFLKSLNYPGDIFFHFSQIRKEDFREKLNHMKRGDFIIYFISKLQPNGKRKADKIWYLLSDVPAELIPGFAERIIGEFSMGTINLYDLLYAFDELKKGSHLSREQIDAVLSSQKVKNLPTTILPYISRDEYQRFLEILDIKALEGKEPKPFWYEDVLKHEF; encoded by the coding sequence ATGAGCGAACCGCTGGATTTTTGCCGGGTTAAAAAAATTGACGAAAAGGGGTTCGGGTTTCTTAAAAGTCTTAATTACCCGGGCGATATCTTCTTCCATTTTTCCCAGATTCGCAAGGAGGATTTCAGGGAAAAACTCAACCACATGAAGCGGGGGGATTTTATCATCTACTTTATCTCAAAACTTCAGCCCAACGGAAAACGGAAGGCTGATAAGATATGGTATCTGCTTTCAGATGTGCCCGCGGAACTGATTCCCGGATTTGCAGAGAGGATTATCGGTGAATTCAGCATGGGTACCATTAATCTTTATGACCTGCTCTATGCGTTTGATGAACTAAAAAAGGGGAGTCACCTGAGCCGGGAGCAGATTGATGCCGTCTTAAGCTCTCAGAAAGTAAAAAATCTCCCCACTACCATACTTCCGTATATATCCAGAGATGAATATCAGCGCTTTCTGGAGATTCTGGATATTAAAGCGCTGGAGGGCAAAGAACCGAAGCCGTTCTGGTATGAAGACGTTTTGAAGCATGAATTCTGA
- a CDS encoding SemiSWEET transporter, producing MTELIGYAAAFCTTIAFLPQAVKVYKTRHTKDISLGMFLLLTTGVVLWLTYGIIINSYPIIAANTVTLLFDIYILYMKITLDKG from the coding sequence TTGACTGAACTGATAGGATACGCCGCCGCCTTCTGCACCACTATTGCATTTCTCCCTCAGGCGGTAAAGGTGTATAAAACAAGACATACAAAAGATATCTCCCTGGGAATGTTTCTGCTGCTTACCACCGGCGTGGTACTCTGGCTGACCTACGGGATTATAATAAACTCCTACCCCATCATAGCCGCAAACACGGTTACCCTGTTGTTTGATATATATATACTTTATATGAAGATAACGCTGGACAAAGGGTGA
- a CDS encoding T9SS type A sorting domain-containing protein: MKKSLYIFLLLTAAAFAQVTLDSRKIPAAGDRVYIIEADESGVDSMAGGANKLWDFSSLYISDNFVTMKYVTPAETPFSDEFPGANLAAYTEELAELAGYLYYYGTTSNLDLIGIRSVLYPERYEDASRLLNAPFGYGSLLSDEYATEAELEGVTIIKRGTRTLTGDAYGTLILPGKEPVEVLRVKSVDEVKTMYYYGELEVGSDNLLSTSYTWYDQSGKFPLLNVIETVSWNDEDTLTSRYAEVYTEDTPTNVKEPELFPMKAELRQNYPNPFNPATEIRFSVDRPGNVSLQVYDILGNKVADLVNGYHEAGNHSVRFDASGLSSGTYFYVLNASGTVLSRKMALLK; encoded by the coding sequence ATGAAGAAAAGCTTATATATATTCTTACTGCTCACGGCAGCGGCGTTCGCGCAGGTAACACTTGACTCACGGAAAATACCGGCGGCAGGTGACCGTGTGTATATCATTGAGGCCGATGAAAGCGGGGTTGACAGCATGGCCGGAGGAGCAAATAAACTCTGGGATTTCAGTTCGCTATATATCTCAGATAATTTTGTCACCATGAAATATGTTACCCCGGCTGAAACTCCTTTTAGTGATGAATTCCCCGGAGCAAACCTTGCGGCATATACCGAAGAACTCGCCGAGTTAGCCGGATATCTTTACTATTACGGAACCACCTCCAATCTTGACCTTATCGGCATCAGAAGCGTGCTCTATCCGGAACGCTACGAAGACGCAAGCAGGCTGTTAAACGCACCATTCGGTTACGGCTCATTGCTCTCCGACGAATACGCCACGGAAGCGGAGCTTGAAGGTGTTACCATTATTAAAAGAGGAACAAGAACTCTCACCGGTGATGCTTACGGCACACTCATCCTCCCCGGTAAGGAGCCTGTTGAAGTGCTCAGAGTAAAATCAGTTGATGAAGTAAAGACCATGTACTATTACGGTGAACTTGAAGTCGGTTCGGATAATCTGCTTTCAACCAGCTATACCTGGTATGATCAGAGCGGAAAATTCCCCCTCTTAAACGTTATCGAAACCGTAAGCTGGAATGATGAAGATACCCTTACTTCACGTTATGCTGAAGTATATACAGAAGATACCCCAACCAATGTAAAGGAGCCGGAATTGTTTCCGATGAAAGCTGAATTACGGCAGAATTATCCAAATCCGTTTAACCCCGCGACCGAGATCAGATTCTCTGTTGACCGTCCGGGCAATGTATCACTGCAGGTATATGATATACTGGGCAATAAAGTAGCAGATCTGGTGAACGGATACCATGAGGCTGGCAACCACAGCGTGCGCTTTGACGCAAGCGGCCTCAGCAGCGGAACCTACTTCTATGTTCTGAACGCAAGCGGTACCGTCCTCAGCCGCAAAATGGCGTTATTGAAGTAA